Proteins encoded by one window of Deltaproteobacteria bacterium:
- a CDS encoding ABC transporter permease produces MRQYLLKRLLLLIPTFLGITLITFSIVQLAPGNPVSLKLREWGGEAYKSELISQEVIEQTRKLYGLDRPLPVQYLLWVKRFVTFDFGNSYKDYRPVIEKIAEAIPSTLLLNLLSIFLVYLISVPLGIVTALRPDSWLDRMTTFGLFMLYSLPSFWVAMILIIYLGGGEHWNFFPIVGLTSEGFAMLSVWGKIGNLLWHLVLPVAVLTYGGLAFLSRLTRAQLLEVMRQDYIRTAYAKGLPPSRVILKHALRNALIPFVTLVGTLLPAMIGGSVIVEQIFSIPGMGRLGFEAVLSRDYPTIMAIASVEALLTMVGILASDFLYVIVDPRISFEKMKN; encoded by the coding sequence ATGAGGCAATATCTTTTAAAGAGACTCCTCCTTTTGATCCCCACCTTTCTTGGAATCACCCTTATTACTTTTTCTATCGTTCAGTTGGCCCCTGGAAATCCTGTCTCTCTGAAGCTTCGTGAGTGGGGAGGGGAGGCTTATAAGTCAGAATTGATTTCCCAGGAGGTGATTGAGCAGACGAGAAAATTGTATGGCCTCGATCGCCCGCTGCCGGTTCAGTATCTTCTTTGGGTGAAGAGGTTTGTGACCTTCGACTTTGGAAATTCGTACAAGGATTATCGACCGGTGATCGAGAAAATCGCTGAGGCGATCCCTTCGACCCTGCTGCTGAACCTCCTCTCTATTTTTCTCGTCTACCTGATTTCGGTTCCTTTGGGGATTGTGACGGCGCTGCGCCCGGACAGCTGGTTAGACCGGATGACGACTTTCGGTCTCTTTATGCTCTACTCGCTCCCTTCGTTCTGGGTGGCGATGATCCTCATTATTTATCTGGGAGGTGGAGAGCATTGGAATTTCTTTCCAATCGTCGGTCTTACCTCGGAGGGATTTGCAATGCTCTCCGTTTGGGGAAAAATAGGAAATCTACTCTGGCACCTGGTCCTTCCGGTCGCCGTTCTGACCTATGGGGGACTTGCCTTTTTGTCACGGCTGACTCGTGCCCAGCTACTTGAGGTGATGCGGCAGGATTATATCCGGACGGCCTATGCGAAGGGTCTTCCTCCGTCACGTGTCATCCTGAAACATGCCCTCCGAAATGCCCTGATTCCTTTTGTCACGCTGGTTGGGACCCTTCTGCCGGCGATGATCGGAGGCTCGGTCATTGTGGAGCAGATTTTTTCTATTCCGGGCATGGGGCGTCTCGGGTTTGAAGCGGTTTTGTCGAGGGATTACCCGACGATCATGGCGATCGCCTCGGTCGAGGCCCTTTTAACAATGGTCGGAATTCTTGCCTCCGATTTTTTATATGTAATTGTCGACCCAAGAATCAGTTTTGAGAAGATGAAGAATTAA